The region cgaaaatacttgtcatcaaaatggataaaatataatgacaagtattttcggacggagggagtgatgacaagtattttcggacggagggagtagtaattatgTAAAATATAATGTAACTCAAGATTGATGCGCGCTGATGAACAAATCATGGGCAGTGCGCCAAACCAAAGGTCTCTTACTAAATGACCATGCAGTATTTAATACAACTAATGTATTTCGAATGCATAGCTTTGCAGTGCTATTTTTCAATTGTCATTATGTGATAAACCATGTGATCCTGACCTCGGGTTTGTTCTGCTCGCTACTTTCACCATGTGCTTCTGTGTTGCTACCCTTGTACCTCTCAATTAAGCCTTGCATGTTCCTAATACATCTCAGACATAAAACATATGAACAAATTAAAACATATATATTTTCTGGAGTTGGCTTTAAATCACTTAACAAGAGAGAGATGCATACCCGTTGGTAGCTAGCTCATAAACCTTTCCATGAGGAGAAAACACCATGACACCGATATCAGCATCACATAAAACAGACAACTCCTTTGCCTTCTTCAGGAGGCCCATTCGCCGCTTGCAGAAGGTGACCTGCCTGTGCACTGGGTTTTCTATCCTTCTCATCTGAACCTTACCACGAGCCATTACTATTCTTCAGTCTACCTTCTGGTTTGTGCACACAACCTCTCACTAGTTTGGACTAGCTTCTGAGGTTGTTGCAACTGGACTCTGGATCCTCCTCTCGCACTTGAGGCAAATGGTGATTTAGACCTGTCATGGATGTGAGCATTTTATTGTGGCTCCTGAGGACAAGGAATAATTGGTAGGCCAGTCCTTGCAGGTTGTGGAAGAGTCAAACAACACATAGCTGTTGCAATTCACAAAGTAGCCTAAATAGCTACCTTGTACAAGGGCATATGTTACAGCTTGTTCAAAGTGTATTGAATTCCTTGTAATGTATAAAATCCATATTGCTTGTACTGCCCCATGCTAGATAATCAAGTGGCCCATGATTACAATGTATATTAGTGAGGAATATGTCTGATGTAAAGGCATTTACACTTTACACTGTTAAGACTTTGTTCTAGTTTGAAAGGTCAGAATAACATTTTAAACTCTAGTATTCTACAATTTCCTTTCTTGTACGCTCATATTCACTATGCCGCCATCTGACTAAAGAATGATAAAAAAATAGGAATGACACGCGATATATTCTACAATCCTCTAAAGAGTTTTAAAAGAAATGTGTGCCGTACAATTCAAAGTGTGAAGCCAACACTACATGTTTTACTGTTAAGTGTCATGCAATCTATTTTGTTTTGTTCACTTGGTTTTCATGACTCCGTCTTTTATAGAATTCCAGCACCAACCAAAAGAGTCTGGTACTCCATCCTATCTGCAAGTTTACTTGG is a window of Triticum dicoccoides isolate Atlit2015 ecotype Zavitan chromosome 2B, WEW_v2.0, whole genome shotgun sequence DNA encoding:
- the LOC119364376 gene encoding MADS-box transcription factor 26-like isoform X4, which gives rise to MARGKVQMRRIENPVHRQVTFCKRRMGLLKKAKELSVLCDADIGVMVFSPHGKVYELATNGNMQGLIERYKGSNTEAHGESSEQNKPEVIQQEVLLLRQEIDLLQKGLRYMYGENDINHMNLNELQTLESNLEIWVHNIRYTKKDEHSNSLHRCPFVPLFCRKAYSRLPTTYFKKG